In Setaria italica strain Yugu1 chromosome IX, Setaria_italica_v2.0, whole genome shotgun sequence, the genomic stretch GAGGCCCGCCCGTGATGGCACCCAGGGTCGGGCTCCGCGACAGCCGCCACCTCGCCTCCTGCGAGACCGGCGTGCCCAAGCAAGGGCGAGTGGAGAGCTGGCCGCGGTAGGTGCAGCCCCCCGTGTGTCCTTGAGGTGGTGGAGGCCTCGGCATTGGCCGGAGGTGAGACGTGCTGGCTGCGTGTCCTCCCATGTTTTcaacggtggcggcgtggtgtcGTGGCCGGGGTGGCCTGCGCAAGGCATGTCAGCGACGTCATGGAGGTGCAGCAAGGACGCTTGTTGCAGAGGCATCCTGGTGGCACCGAGGTGGTGTTGCGGGCGTCAGCGAGCCACCTTTCTTCTCGGCTGAGGAGTTGCGGAGGCAGtgacgggagagggaggtggctgGGCGCTGGTGAGGGATCGCGCGCCGTGCAGGAGGCTGCATGCAGCGACGCACGTGCGTATGGTGGTGACGCTGCGAGGAGATGCTCGACGACGCGTGATGGTGAGGCGATGCGGCGGTGGCCTCGTGCGAGGAGTGGGGTACGACGGCGAGAGGCGCCGCGGCAAacgagcggaggtggaggtacggcggcatggtgcggggaggagcggcggcgacgtagCCTTGGTTGGGTTGCCATAACTATGGTCCGGGAGTGCCGTGCCGTGAGCATGCAACAAGGGGTTAGGATGCTCCGGGTGAAAGCCCTCGCTAACGTTTTGCTAGTCGAGATGACGGCGACATCCTAGGGCGTCGTTCTTGTTGTTGGGGGCATCATGGCTGAGCTACAATCCTGCTACACGGggtcctctgggtgaaaaccctatcCAGATACTAGACGAGCGACGGTAGCGCCATTGgcgtcgtgccctccttggaggtgtcgtctctagagacccatcttGGGTTATGGCATTGCTAGTCCATTGGTCATGAGCGGCTGCAGCTGGTGGTGGCAATTTCGCCACGTCGCAAGCTGAACGGGTGTTGCCGAGGACGCGTGAAGGCGATCGCAGTTATGATGGTGGCCAGGGGTTGTTGCATGGGTGTCGattttggctgcttgcagcggatcgtggcggctggcgttgcttgacaaCGGTCAGTATGGAGTGGGATGGTATCGGAGGATGGCGCTTGCGGTAACGGCATCGTGGGACagctaggcttgcagcggatcaCGGCGGGTTGCTCAACTTAGCTGGGCTACTCGGCGCGGTACATCGTCGAAAGATGGCGCAAGCGACTTCCCTGGCTTGCTAACATGACGGTGGAGATTTTTGCGCGGGTGAAGCAACAAGGCGAAGTCGACCTGCGGTGGCGGCCAGGCGGATCGATAGAGATCTTGTAGAGTGGGACAATCTTGCCCACCACTCTGACGGCaataaaagaaacggatccgtgacgTGGAGTACCGTGGCGGGCGTGGCGAGACCCCCACGCGCGGTGTCtttcttcgaggcgacgagagcgaggtggagtccaacggcggatgtggcgaggcccccacgCGTTATGTTATCACGGTGGCGACTGCGTGGCAGCTTGCGAAAGGTCCGGATTCGATGGTATCTCTTTGTCAGGTGGAATGTGGTGTTGCATCGGCACTACAGCGGAGGATCCtgatggcggtggccttctcggtgcggtgcagtcTGCTCTATCGGATCCCTGTCGACACATGGCCACACCTGGAGGTTTTAACGAATACATGAGcgtgaatgttggtgggtgccgtgCTAAAAGCTTTGATCCTGCTGCCGTGGCGAGTGGAGTAGTGAGGCCACGTTGACGCCCCATTCTGACCGGTCGGGCGTGGCGGTTGAGTTGAGTGGTTACCCatattgatgtcccaatccaaccggacaagtcttttttattttttttatttttctacctATGACGTTCCAGGActgtagtcttgtatttttctgctatatcaatgaaacacgCACTATCTATCATCTTTATTTCGTCTCTTACGGTGATGCGGCCATACAGCACGGCAGAGAGACGTGCGTGCTTGCAGCTTGGGGTGATTCGGCTGCATGAGCAGGGTCGCGAGCGGCCATCGAGCATGCTCCGCAGGGTCCACAAGCCACCGCTGAGCATGCACCGCGAGCTGGCGCCGGGCTTGATCCACGGGAGCCGTGCCCTGCCGTCGGGGTTCCCCTGCGAGGGTCGCGCTGCACCACCGGACTCACCCCGAGGGAGCCATGGCACGCCGGGCTTGCTGTCCAGGGGCACACTCTGCCTCCGGGCAAACACCGTGGGAGCAATGTTTTgaaagcggaggaggaggtcgttGCGCAaagaagggaaggaggaggtCATCGCTCGGGAAAGCCGAGCACCGATAAAGGCAAGGGTAACATCGGAGCTTGCGGAGGCGAACATTGGAGGAAGGGTACAGGCAAAGGCAAGGGTAAAGTAGTCCATTTCGATAGCTTTCGTTAAAATTGAATATAATATTGGTTTCAATATCCAGCAGCATATTACCATAGATTTTTAGTGGATTTTGGCAAAGATAATTTTTTAGTGGCCTAAAGCAAAAGCCACCTTGTCCACCAGCCAATTTTACCTAAACAGCCAAACCGTCGCGTGCAAATGATGAGTTCTTCTGTGTGTGTTTTCCCTCAGGATCAGCGGTCAATATGCTCTGTGTTGATTTCATCCTCCGATGTCCGCGTAAGGCTGCCGTTTTCATCCTCTGTTTTAGCCCGTTTATACACCGTTTATATGCTACACAATACCTAGCCGTGTCCGATTAATCACCAGTTTAGTCCGTTTAATATTCGTTTAACCCATTTAATTGATCATTTAGTCCGAATAAGAAGACCAATTAGTCCGAATAAACAACTAAACGGTCAAACGGTAAATGACCGGTAACATCTTTTTAATCATTCGGAAAAAAATCTCAACAGAAAAAATCATTCATCCCGAAAGTTCCTAATGCCGCCAATACAAATATCGCTCCCTAGAAGGACCTCTTCGCGAAAGGCGGCTacctcctccttcccttccccagtttcccggcccgccgcctaccacgccccaaaccctagccgcccccACCCtaccgccgccatggccgaccCGCGGATGTTCCCATCAGGATCGGACGACCGCGCTGAAGCCTCCGACGCCAGCCGCCGGCTGTACAACCCGTACCAGGACCTCAATATGCCCAACAGCTACCGGACCCTCTACGACCTCCCCACCTCGCCGGAGTTCCTCTTCcaggaggaggccctggcgcagCGCCGCTCGTGGGGCGAGAACCTCACCTTCTACACGGGCGTCGGGTACCTCTcgggcgccgtcggcggcgccgccctggGCCTCCGCGACGCCGCCAGGGGCGCCGAGCCCGGGGAGACCGCCAAGATCCGCGCCAACCGCGTGCTCAACGCCTGCGGCagctccggccgcc encodes the following:
- the LOC101753650 gene encoding mitochondrial import inner membrane translocase subunit TIM23-2, whose amino-acid sequence is MADPRMFPSGSDDRAEASDASRRLYNPYQDLNMPNSYRTLYDLPTSPEFLFQEEALAQRRSWGENLTFYTGVGYLSGAVGGAALGLRDAARGAEPGETAKIRANRVLNACGSSGRRVGNTLGVIGLMYAGIESAMVAARDRDDWINSVAAGLGTGALFRAANGPRSAAVAGALGGVLAAAATGGKQLAKRYVPVI